A portion of the uncultured Bacteroides sp. genome contains these proteins:
- a CDS encoding RagB/SusD family nutrient uptake outer membrane protein produces the protein MKQSKYILSIIATSLALSFTGCSDFLDRSPLGQTTADDAPGGSLQGRVFSVYSMMRSYNITAGIPAFAIHNFRSEDSEKGSSASDGADQAAMFDDFVYTASNGVLGAYWNQNYTIIHQCNSVLHTIETVVLSDTLNTNINKGEVSFFRAYAYFNLVRAFGEVPLITFNITESSQANIPKTSISEIYKQIDADLAEAERRLPREWPAEYKGRLTWGAARALHARTYMMRSDWTNMHAAATDVMNSGLYDLNTPYDKIFTDEGENSSESVFELQCLATASLPNSSSIGSQFSEVQGVRGSGQWNLGWGWHMATTEMGKAFEAGDPRKDATLLYFRKSETDPITEANTNKPYGESPVSSADGAYFNKKAYTDPAKRATFSNGGYWVNIRLIRYADVVLMAAEASNELGRPSEALTDLEMVRFRARSGNANILPKVTTTDQNEVRNAIRHERRVELGLEPDRFYDLVRWGIAADVLHAAGKTNYQDKNKYLPLPQTEVDKSKGVLVQNPDYAN, from the coding sequence ATGAAACAAAGTAAATATATTCTATCAATAATAGCAACCTCTTTAGCACTTAGCTTTACAGGATGCAGCGATTTCTTAGATCGTAGTCCGCTAGGGCAGACCACCGCAGACGATGCTCCCGGTGGTAGTTTACAGGGACGAGTATTCAGTGTTTATAGCATGATGCGTAGTTATAATATTACTGCAGGCATTCCCGCTTTTGCCATTCACAACTTTCGCTCGGAAGATTCCGAGAAAGGAAGTAGTGCCTCTGATGGGGCTGACCAAGCGGCTATGTTTGACGATTTTGTCTATACAGCCAGCAATGGAGTGTTAGGTGCTTATTGGAACCAAAATTATACCATTATCCACCAATGTAATTCGGTACTACATACAATTGAAACCGTTGTATTATCTGACACACTAAATACAAATATCAACAAAGGAGAAGTTTCATTCTTCCGTGCTTATGCTTACTTCAATTTGGTAAGGGCTTTCGGTGAAGTTCCTTTAATCACTTTCAACATCACAGAGAGTTCACAAGCTAATATCCCAAAGACAAGTATTTCTGAAATCTACAAACAGATTGACGCAGATCTTGCAGAAGCGGAAAGACGACTACCAAGAGAATGGCCGGCTGAATACAAAGGACGATTGACATGGGGAGCAGCACGTGCACTTCATGCCCGAACCTACATGATGCGTAGTGATTGGACAAACATGCATGCAGCAGCTACAGATGTAATGAATTCAGGGCTTTATGATTTGAATACTCCGTACGACAAGATCTTCACCGACGAAGGGGAGAATAGTAGCGAATCAGTATTTGAACTTCAATGCCTCGCTACAGCATCTCTTCCCAACAGTTCAAGCATCGGTAGTCAGTTCAGTGAAGTACAAGGCGTTCGTGGATCGGGTCAATGGAATCTCGGATGGGGCTGGCACATGGCTACTACAGAAATGGGCAAGGCCTTTGAAGCAGGCGATCCCAGAAAGGATGCCACACTTCTATATTTCAGGAAATCGGAAACCGATCCTATTACCGAAGCAAACACCAACAAGCCTTACGGAGAGTCACCTGTATCATCTGCAGACGGTGCTTATTTCAACAAAAAAGCATATACAGATCCGGCCAAACGTGCTACATTTAGCAACGGCGGTTATTGGGTAAATATCCGCCTAATCCGATATGCTGATGTTGTACTAATGGCAGCAGAAGCATCCAATGAGCTAGGACGTCCATCCGAAGCATTGACTGACTTAGAGATGGTCCGATTCCGTGCTCGGAGTGGAAATGCCAATATTTTACCCAAGGTAACAACTACAGATCAAAATGAAGTCCGTAATGCCATTCGCCACGAGCGCCGTGTAGAATTGGGGCTGGAACCTGATCGCTTCTATGATCTGGTACGTTGGGGCATCGCAGCCGACGTACTCCACGCCGCAGGCAAGACAAACTATCAGGATAAAAACAAATACTTACCTCTCCCTCAAACAGAGGTTGATAAATCGAAAGGAGTATTAGTTCAAAATCCTGACTATGCTAATTAA
- a CDS encoding GDSL-type esterase/lipase family protein: MKRKTIILLLSFCIPYFTQQAFAQHTQDSVCLKEYLPLTHIDALRWITRYQKELDEHQEANKKLQDTSCDVLFLGSSSINRWDNIYNDMAPFKIIRRSYGGAAIRDMLYYYDIIARGFHPRTIVLYVENDLNGSQEDLSIGDTYDFIRIFIARLQRDYPSVPIYMLSFKPSYARTQMLAKQKIINVLLKEYASQTSGVDYVDVSSCMYDENGVLRKNIFKEDNLHMNQKGYDLWTAILKPRLIKSVKESTL, from the coding sequence ATGAAAAGAAAAACGATCATACTACTTTTATCATTCTGCATTCCCTACTTTACACAACAGGCATTTGCTCAACATACACAAGATTCGGTTTGCTTAAAAGAATATCTTCCACTGACACATATTGATGCATTAAGGTGGATCACTCGTTATCAAAAAGAGCTTGATGAACATCAAGAAGCCAATAAGAAACTGCAAGATACATCTTGCGATGTCCTCTTTCTAGGAAGTTCTTCAATTAATAGGTGGGATAATATTTATAATGATATGGCTCCATTTAAGATCATCCGTCGTTCCTATGGAGGCGCAGCCATTCGCGACATGCTTTACTATTATGACATCATTGCTCGTGGCTTCCATCCTCGCACCATCGTGCTCTATGTGGAAAATGACTTGAACGGTTCACAGGAAGATCTCAGCATAGGAGATACATACGATTTCATTCGTATATTTATAGCTCGCTTGCAAAGAGATTATCCATCAGTTCCCATTTACATGCTTTCATTCAAGCCCTCCTATGCAAGAACGCAGATGTTAGCTAAACAAAAAATCATTAATGTATTGCTCAAAGAATATGCATCGCAAACTTCAGGAGTGGACTATGTAGATGTTTCCTCATGTATGTATGATGAAAACGGAGTACTACGTAAGAACATCTTCAAAGAAGATAACCTCCACATGAATCAAAAGGGTTATGACTTGTGGACGGCTATTTTAAAGCCGAGGCTTATCAAAAGCGTCAAGGAATCGACCTTATAG
- the bglX gene encoding beta-glucosidase BglX, with protein MVIATMTLQAQKAPQDMNRFIDNLMKKMTLEEKIGQLNLPVSGEITTGQAKSSDVAQKIRTGQVGGLFNLKGVEKIKDVQKLAIKESRLGIPLLFGMDVVHGYETVFPIPLGLACTWNMAAIEQSARIAATEASADGISWTFSPMVDISRDARWGRVSEGSGEDPFLGGEIAKAMVKGYQGNSMANKNEIMACVKHFALYGAAEAGRDYNTVDMSQNRMFNEYMLPYKAAVEAGAGSVMVSFNEINGVPATANKWLLTDVLRKQWGFNGFVVSDFTGISEMVNHGIGDLQTVSARALNAGTDMDMVSDGFIGTIKKSIQEGKVSEETVNMACRRILEAKYKLGLFEDPYKYCDVKRPAKEIYTPEHRAIARKIATESFVLLKNEKNTLPLRKQGTVAVVGPLANTRSNMPGTWSVAARLDKSASLVEGLQEVLGKKANVVYAKGSNLMEDAAYEERATTFGRSLNRDNRTSQELLDEALKVSANADVIIAALGESSEMSGESSSRTNLDMPDVQRTLLKELLKTGKPVVLVLFTGRPVVLTWENEHVPAILNVWFGGSEAAYAISDVLFGDANPSGKLTTTFPQNVGQLPLYYSHKNTGRPLGEGHWFEKFRSNYLDVSNDPLYPFGYGLSYTTFKYSNVSLSSATMNSNGELTATVTVTNTGDKEGSEVVQLYLRDLVGSITRPVKELKGFNKIALKAGESKEVSFKITPELLKFYNEDLQFVCEPGDFDVMIGGNSRDVQTAHFTLNP; from the coding sequence ATGGTAATTGCTACGATGACACTACAAGCTCAAAAAGCACCACAGGACATGAACCGCTTCATCGACAATCTGATGAAGAAGATGACGTTGGAAGAGAAGATCGGACAACTCAATCTTCCGGTAAGTGGTGAAATTACTACCGGGCAGGCTAAGAGTAGTGATGTTGCACAGAAGATTCGCACAGGACAGGTAGGCGGATTATTCAATCTCAAAGGGGTAGAAAAGATTAAAGATGTACAGAAGTTGGCTATTAAAGAGAGCCGACTAGGTATTCCGTTGCTCTTCGGCATGGACGTTGTTCATGGCTATGAAACGGTATTTCCTATCCCATTAGGGCTGGCTTGCACATGGAACATGGCAGCCATTGAGCAATCGGCTCGCATTGCAGCGACCGAGGCTAGCGCCGACGGCATTAGTTGGACATTCAGTCCAATGGTGGATATAAGCAGAGATGCCCGTTGGGGACGGGTTTCTGAAGGTAGCGGGGAAGATCCCTTCTTAGGAGGCGAGATAGCCAAAGCCATGGTAAAAGGATATCAGGGAAACAGCATGGCAAACAAGAATGAAATCATGGCTTGCGTAAAGCATTTCGCTCTTTACGGAGCAGCCGAAGCAGGACGTGATTATAATACGGTGGACATGAGTCAAAACCGTATGTTTAATGAATATATGCTCCCTTACAAAGCAGCCGTTGAAGCTGGTGCCGGAAGTGTAATGGTCTCTTTTAACGAGATAAATGGAGTTCCGGCAACAGCCAATAAGTGGTTACTGACGGATGTACTTCGCAAGCAATGGGGCTTCAATGGTTTTGTGGTAAGTGACTTTACTGGAATCTCTGAAATGGTTAACCATGGGATCGGTGATTTACAAACAGTTTCCGCACGAGCGCTCAATGCGGGTACGGACATGGATATGGTCAGTGATGGTTTTATTGGCACAATAAAGAAATCGATTCAGGAAGGTAAGGTTTCCGAGGAAACAGTCAATATGGCTTGTCGCCGTATCTTAGAGGCTAAGTATAAACTCGGACTCTTTGAGGATCCTTATAAGTATTGCGATGTGAAACGCCCTGCAAAGGAAATTTATACGCCCGAGCATCGTGCCATCGCTCGGAAGATAGCTACCGAAAGTTTTGTTCTGCTCAAGAACGAAAAGAATACATTGCCTCTTCGCAAGCAGGGAACGGTTGCTGTTGTGGGACCATTAGCGAATACTCGTTCGAATATGCCGGGCACTTGGAGCGTGGCAGCCCGACTGGATAAATCGGCTTCATTGGTAGAGGGTCTGCAAGAGGTACTAGGCAAAAAAGCAAACGTGGTGTATGCGAAAGGCAGTAACCTGATGGAAGATGCCGCATACGAGGAACGTGCAACAACCTTCGGGCGCAGCCTGAACAGAGACAATCGCACAAGTCAAGAGTTGCTCGACGAGGCGCTCAAAGTATCAGCTAATGCGGATGTTATCATTGCCGCTTTAGGCGAGTCGTCAGAGATGAGTGGTGAAAGTAGTAGTCGTACCAATCTGGATATGCCGGATGTGCAACGCACATTATTGAAGGAATTATTAAAAACAGGTAAACCGGTGGTATTGGTGCTTTTCACCGGCCGACCGGTAGTGTTAACATGGGAAAACGAACATGTTCCGGCCATACTGAACGTCTGGTTTGGAGGTAGCGAAGCTGCTTATGCCATCAGTGATGTTTTGTTTGGTGATGCAAACCCTAGCGGTAAACTGACAACTACTTTCCCTCAAAATGTAGGTCAGCTTCCTTTGTATTACAGCCATAAGAATACCGGTCGCCCACTGGGTGAAGGTCACTGGTTCGAGAAATTCCGCAGCAACTATCTGGATGTAAGCAACGATCCGCTTTATCCTTTCGGTTACGGACTGAGCTACACCACTTTTAAGTATAGCAATGTTTCACTAAGTTCGGCAACAATGAATAGCAATGGAGAGTTGACGGCCACTGTAACTGTGACCAACACAGGCGACAAAGAAGGAAGCGAAGTAGTGCAACTTTATCTACGCGACTTGGTTGGTAGCATCACTCGCCCTGTAAAAGAGCTTAAAGGATTCAACAAAATAGCCCTGAAAGCAGGAGAGTCAAAAGAGGTTTCCTTCAAAATTACACCCGAGCTACTTAAATTCTACAATGAAGACTTGCAGTTTGTGTGCGAGCCGGGAGATTTTGATGTGATGATTGGAGGCAATAGTCGTGATGTGCAAACAGCACATTTTACTCTTAACCCATAA
- a CDS encoding glucoamylase family protein — MNLFKQFILLFIVLAATACKGGSKADDNTEAELSDDALMDSVQRSTFNYFWDGAEPTSGMARERYHVDGIYPENDKNIVTTGGSGFGIMAILAGIDRGYVTRQEGLERMNKIVGFLEKADRFHGAFPHWWNGETGKVKPFGQKDNGGDLVETAFLIQGLLAVHQYYLNGSEEEKAVAARIDNIWQAVEWDWYRNGKNVLYWHWSPDYAWEMNFPVRGYNECLIMYVLAASSPTHGVPAEVYHEGWAESGAIVSPHEVEGIPLQLRYQGTDASPLFWAHYSFLGLNPTNLKDKYASYFDEMKNLTLVNRAYCIRNPKSYKGYGDDCWGLTASYSVDGYAAHAPNEASDLGVISPTAALSSIVYTPEYSLKVMRHLYTMGDKVYGKYGFYDAFSETANWYPKRYLAIDQGPIAVMIENHRSGLLWKLFMSHPDVQQGLKKLGFNE; from the coding sequence ATGAACCTATTCAAACAATTCATACTTCTGTTTATCGTATTGGCTGCAACAGCCTGCAAAGGAGGAAGTAAAGCCGACGACAACACCGAGGCCGAACTATCCGACGATGCACTGATGGACAGTGTGCAACGCAGTACATTCAACTATTTCTGGGATGGAGCCGAACCCACCAGTGGCATGGCTCGAGAACGCTATCATGTAGACGGAATTTATCCGGAAAATGATAAAAACATCGTAACGACAGGTGGAAGCGGTTTTGGTATCATGGCCATACTGGCAGGTATTGACCGTGGATATGTAACTCGTCAAGAGGGATTGGAAAGGATGAATAAAATAGTCGGCTTCTTAGAGAAAGCCGACCGTTTTCATGGCGCTTTTCCTCATTGGTGGAATGGAGAAACGGGAAAGGTGAAGCCCTTCGGACAGAAAGACAATGGCGGTGATTTAGTCGAAACAGCTTTTTTAATACAAGGTTTATTGGCTGTACACCAATATTATCTTAACGGAAGCGAAGAGGAAAAAGCTGTGGCTGCACGAATAGACAACATTTGGCAGGCAGTGGAATGGGATTGGTATCGCAACGGAAAGAATGTCCTCTACTGGCACTGGAGTCCCGACTATGCGTGGGAGATGAACTTCCCCGTACGAGGATACAATGAGTGCCTTATCATGTATGTGCTTGCTGCATCATCGCCTACACACGGAGTACCGGCCGAAGTTTATCACGAAGGTTGGGCCGAGAGCGGAGCTATTGTATCGCCACACGAAGTAGAAGGCATCCCACTCCAATTGCGCTATCAAGGCACTGACGCAAGCCCGTTATTTTGGGCACATTATTCTTTCTTAGGACTAAATCCGACTAACCTGAAAGATAAATATGCGTCCTATTTTGATGAGATGAAGAATCTTACGCTTGTGAATCGGGCTTATTGCATTCGTAACCCTAAAAGTTACAAAGGATATGGCGATGATTGCTGGGGATTAACAGCAAGCTATTCGGTTGATGGATATGCTGCGCATGCGCCGAATGAAGCGAGTGACCTAGGAGTGATCTCCCCCACTGCTGCGCTTTCCTCCATCGTTTATACGCCCGAGTATTCATTAAAGGTAATGCGTCATCTTTATACTATGGGTGATAAGGTTTACGGAAAATATGGCTTTTATGATGCTTTTAGCGAAACTGCCAATTGGTATCCAAAACGCTATCTGGCCATAGATCAGGGGCCGATAGCCGTAATGATCGAGAATCATCGCTCGGGTTTGCTATGGAAGCTCTTTATGAGTCATCCGGACGTGCAGCAGGGACTTAAGAAGTTAGGCTTCAATGAATAA
- a CDS encoding outer membrane beta-barrel family protein, with amino-acid sequence MKNKKLLLLLMLIVSSVAYSQTPAPLSYTIKGVLIDSLTQEVEPYATIKIVKKEAPGKAVRMAITDINGKFKEKLANAGIYQITITSTGKKPIIKEFTLKAGEKIFDFGTLYTSEATNELKGIEVIAQKPLVKVDIDKIEYNIQDDPDSKTNSVLEMLRKVPLVTVDGEDNIKVNGSSSFKVHVNGKPNNMMSNNPKEVLKSMPANSIKYIEVITNPGAKYDAEGVGGILNIVTVGTGFEGYTVTISGNAGNTGAGGSVYGTVKKNKLTVTGNYSYSLNDYPASYSNTQRDDYSAKTKLNSSSKNSNDGSFQNGNLEASYEIDTLRLITLSFGMYGGGNDGTGGGLTELTGATNSSIYDYNMNSKYDNSWYSIRGNIDYQRLFKVKDRMLTFSYKIDTEPEISDSHSRYTDRHIPDEYLQLLNLHDQRTDGKTNTTEHTFQIDYTTPVGKLHTIESGAKYIIRNNTSDNKFYLADSGSDDYSYNESRSSKYEHLNNILAAYAGYTFKYKNFSAKTGVRYEHTLQDVSYLVGTGKDFKVNFDDVVPSASVGLKIGQTQNIRAGYNMRIWRPSIYFLNPYVDKSNPTSISYGNPELQSEKSHSFNLSYSSFTAKFNLNLTLRHSFNNNGIESYSFLENGILNSTYKNIGKSKNTGISLYANWNASSMTRIYMNASGGYSDYRSPAQGLKNYGWDGFAYGGIQQTFPLDIRVSLNLMGATPRTTLQGSGSGFYDYGLSVNKSFLDKRLTVSAFANNFLKKYLSNTSRIESETFLQRSESRYSRQRLGVSVSYRIGELTASVKKAARSINNDDVKSGEGGGEGGTTK; translated from the coding sequence ATTACAATTACATCTACAGGCAAGAAACCTATTATTAAAGAATTCACGTTAAAAGCAGGTGAAAAGATTTTTGATTTTGGAACACTATATACTTCCGAAGCGACGAATGAGTTGAAGGGCATAGAAGTGATTGCGCAAAAACCACTTGTGAAAGTTGACATTGATAAGATAGAATATAATATTCAGGATGATCCCGATTCGAAGACCAACTCGGTGTTAGAAATGCTGCGGAAAGTACCTCTGGTGACGGTGGATGGCGAGGATAATATAAAGGTAAACGGGAGTAGCAGTTTTAAAGTGCATGTGAACGGGAAGCCTAACAATATGATGAGTAACAACCCGAAAGAGGTGCTGAAGAGTATGCCGGCAAATTCAATTAAATACATTGAAGTAATCACTAATCCCGGAGCAAAGTATGATGCCGAAGGAGTCGGTGGGATTTTGAATATTGTCACTGTAGGTACCGGCTTTGAAGGTTATACCGTTACAATAAGTGGGAATGCAGGCAATACAGGAGCGGGTGGAAGTGTTTATGGGACTGTGAAGAAGAACAAACTCACAGTAACGGGCAATTATAGCTATAGTTTGAATGATTATCCCGCAAGCTATTCGAATACGCAACGTGATGATTATTCAGCAAAAACTAAGCTCAACTCAAGTAGTAAGAATTCAAATGACGGCTCTTTTCAAAATGGGAATCTGGAAGCTAGTTATGAGATAGATACGCTCCGGCTGATTACTCTTTCATTTGGAATGTATGGTGGTGGGAATGACGGAACAGGTGGCGGGCTGACCGAATTAACGGGTGCTACAAACAGTTCAATTTATGATTATAATATGAATAGTAAATATGACAACTCTTGGTACTCTATTCGCGGCAACATCGATTATCAACGTCTGTTTAAGGTGAAAGACCGTATGCTTACGTTTTCTTATAAGATCGACACGGAACCTGAGATCTCTGATTCTCATTCTCGATATACCGATCGTCATATTCCTGATGAATACTTGCAACTATTAAACCTGCACGATCAGCGTACGGATGGTAAAACGAATACTACGGAACATACTTTTCAAATAGATTATACCACACCTGTGGGCAAATTACATACCATTGAATCCGGAGCAAAGTACATCATTCGTAATAACACGAGTGACAATAAGTTCTATTTGGCTGATAGCGGTAGTGATGATTATTCTTATAACGAAAGCAGAAGTAGTAAGTATGAGCATCTGAACAATATTCTTGCAGCTTATGCCGGTTACACCTTTAAGTATAAGAACTTTTCGGCAAAAACCGGAGTAAGGTATGAACATACGCTACAAGATGTGAGTTATTTGGTGGGTACCGGAAAAGATTTTAAGGTGAACTTTGATGATGTAGTACCGTCGGCTAGTGTAGGATTGAAGATCGGTCAGACACAGAATATTCGTGCAGGATATAATATGCGTATATGGAGGCCCAGTATCTATTTTCTGAACCCTTATGTAGACAAAAGTAATCCTACAAGTATTAGTTATGGTAACCCGGAACTACAGAGCGAGAAGAGTCATTCGTTCAATCTGAGTTATAGTAGCTTCACGGCTAAATTTAATTTGAACTTGACGTTGAGGCATTCTTTCAATAATAATGGTATTGAGAGTTATAGTTTCTTAGAGAATGGTATACTGAACTCTACGTATAAGAATATAGGGAAAAGCAAGAACACCGGAATAAGCTTATACGCTAACTGGAATGCTTCTTCTATGACTCGGATCTATATGAATGCCAGCGGAGGGTACAGTGATTACCGCAGTCCGGCGCAAGGGTTAAAAAATTATGGTTGGGATGGCTTTGCGTATGGTGGCATTCAGCAGACTTTTCCTCTGGATATACGTGTCAGTCTCAATTTGATGGGTGCAACTCCTCGTACAACATTACAAGGGAGCGGCAGCGGCTTTTATGATTATGGATTGAGCGTCAATAAGTCTTTTCTCGATAAACGGCTTACTGTAAGTGCTTTTGCTAATAATTTCTTGAAGAAATACCTCTCCAACACTTCTCGTATAGAGAGTGAAACATTTCTTCAGAGGAGTGAATCCAGATATTCGCGGCAGCGTCTTGGAGTCAGTGTGAGCTATCGAATTGGTGAATTGACGGCAAGCGTCAAGAAGGCGGCTCGAAGTATCAATAACGACGATGTGAAAAGTGGAGAAGGCGGCGGAGAGGGAGGCACTACAAAATAA